From Flavobacterium lipolyticum, one genomic window encodes:
- a CDS encoding DEAD/DEAH box helicase has protein sequence MSQNTLEIEREEKKELYAYQKGDIDAIFDRLDNAPPKHHLLYQLPTGGGKTVIFSEIVRRYLANNDKKVVVLTHRIELCKQTSKMLKGFGVSNKIINSKVKELPDQNDFSCFVAMVETLKNRINDEKLHLDNIGLVIIDEAHYNSFRKLLNSFKNAFILGVTATPLSSNIKLPMHQSYNELIVGDTISSLIDKGFLARATTYSYDVGLTSLKVGINGDYTVKSSDDLYTNTIMQEKLLHAYTERSIGKKTLIFNNGIHTSLYVYETFREAGYDIRHLDNTSSSEERKDILQWFKKTPDAILTSVGILTTGFDEPTVETIILNRATKSLTLYYQMIGRGSRKLPGKDEFTVIDLGNNAARFGLWSEPVNWQHIFKSPEFYLENLRDDTEIEMYFKYSMPPELRAKFSKTADVTFDVDEEHKLIIKQNLRSKVVLDKSLEQHASMCVDNTETLQEAKSLGKELDDDIECRIKRFAKCLSQCSKNYREWLLDDYKKNLTLLIGKKYREKIMNEPDE, from the coding sequence ATGTCTCAAAACACTTTAGAAATAGAAAGAGAAGAGAAAAAAGAACTTTATGCATATCAAAAAGGCGATATTGATGCCATTTTTGATCGTTTAGACAACGCTCCTCCGAAACATCATTTATTATATCAATTGCCTACTGGTGGTGGAAAAACTGTGATTTTTTCCGAAATCGTTCGTCGTTATTTAGCTAATAATGATAAAAAAGTGGTGGTCCTGACACACCGTATCGAACTTTGTAAGCAAACCTCAAAAATGCTGAAAGGGTTTGGTGTTTCCAATAAAATCATTAACAGTAAAGTAAAAGAATTACCGGATCAAAACGATTTCTCTTGTTTTGTGGCCATGGTCGAGACTTTGAAAAACCGTATCAATGACGAAAAATTACATTTAGATAATATCGGTTTGGTTATTATTGATGAGGCGCATTACAACTCATTCCGAAAGCTGTTAAACTCATTCAAAAATGCTTTTATTCTTGGAGTAACAGCGACGCCTTTGAGTTCAAATATAAAATTACCGATGCACCAGAGTTACAATGAACTTATTGTGGGTGATACCATTAGTTCATTGATTGACAAGGGATTTTTGGCTCGTGCAACTACCTATAGTTATGATGTTGGATTAACCTCTCTTAAAGTAGGTATTAACGGAGATTATACCGTAAAATCATCTGATGATTTGTACACCAATACTATTATGCAGGAAAAATTACTGCATGCTTATACAGAACGTTCAATAGGTAAAAAGACCCTGATTTTTAATAATGGTATCCACACTTCGTTATATGTTTATGAAACATTTAGAGAAGCGGGTTATGACATCAGACACCTTGATAACACCAGCAGCTCAGAAGAGCGTAAGGATATTTTACAATGGTTCAAAAAAACACCGGATGCGATTCTGACTTCTGTGGGAATCTTAACAACAGGTTTTGATGAACCAACAGTTGAAACAATTATCTTAAACAGAGCGACTAAATCATTAACTTTATACTATCAGATGATTGGTCGTGGGTCCCGTAAATTACCCGGAAAAGACGAATTTACAGTAATCGACCTAGGTAATAATGCAGCGCGTTTTGGTTTATGGAGTGAGCCGGTAAACTGGCAGCACATCTTTAAATCGCCGGAATTTTATTTAGAGAATCTTCGCGATGATACTGAGATTGAAATGTACTTTAAATACAGTATGCCTCCGGAATTACGTGCTAAATTCAGTAAAACTGCCGATGTAACTTTTGATGTTGATGAAGAACATAAGTTAATTATCAAACAAAATTTACGTTCAAAAGTGGTTTTAGACAAATCATTAGAACAACATGCTTCCATGTGTGTGGACAATACAGAAACGCTGCAAGAAGCAAAATCATTAGGAAAAGAACTTGATGATGATATAGAATGCCGTATCAAACGTTTTGCAAAATGTTTGAGTCAGTGTAGTAAAAATTACCGCGAATGGCTTCTTGACGATTATAAAAAGAACCTGACGTTATTAATAGGTAAGAAGTATCGTGAAAAAATCATGAACGAACCGGACGAATAG
- a CDS encoding DUF885 family protein has translation MKKLFVSIFAITVLFSCNKNGKSESDKALDTKFDAYKDRFVTDLWKINPGWASAVGYHKLDSVLVVPDAAEEKRQLDFVNSELDSLKQFKLEDLSDNNKTDFQMIKNQLEATVFSIKEVKSSQWNPSEYNVCGAFAEILNGKYDSLEVRLRAFNAKMNKVPAFYEAAKKNIKNPTVEHTELAIAQNLGGSSVFDVDLATALEKSKLTAAEKKQILDKGIVAKKSSYRLC, from the coding sequence ATGAAAAAACTGTTTGTTTCAATTTTTGCAATCACGGTACTTTTTTCCTGTAATAAGAATGGGAAGTCTGAGAGCGACAAAGCATTAGATACAAAATTCGACGCTTATAAGGATCGTTTTGTTACTGATTTATGGAAGATTAACCCGGGCTGGGCTTCGGCTGTTGGTTATCATAAACTAGACAGTGTTTTGGTGGTTCCGGATGCTGCTGAGGAAAAAAGACAACTTGATTTTGTTAATTCTGAATTGGATTCTTTAAAACAATTTAAACTTGAAGATTTGTCGGATAACAATAAGACAGATTTTCAAATGATAAAAAATCAGTTGGAAGCTACTGTTTTTAGTATTAAGGAAGTAAAATCTTCTCAGTGGAATCCTTCTGAATATAATGTTTGTGGAGCTTTCGCTGAAATCTTAAATGGTAAATACGATTCATTAGAAGTTCGTTTACGTGCTTTCAATGCTAAAATGAATAAGGTTCCTGCATTTTATGAAGCAGCCAAAAAGAATATTAAAAATCCAACAGTTGAACATACAGAGCTTGCTATAGCACAAAATTTGGGTGGTTCTAGTGTTTTTGACGTTGACTTGGCTACAGCTTTGGAAAAAAGTAAATTAACTGCTGCCGAGAAAAAACAAATACTCGATAAAGGAATCGTTGCTAAAAAAAGCAGTTACAGATTATGCTGA
- a CDS encoding nucleoside phosphorylase, which yields MIQNSELILNPDGSVYHLNLRPEHIAHDIIFVGDQNRVEKITQFFDSIEYSTQKREFKTQTGIYKGKRISVMSTGIGPDNIDIVINELDALVNIDFETRQPKENLTSLNIIRIGTSGSLQTDIPVDSFVMSKYGLGLDNMLRSYLIDEVSNADIEEAFIKHTNWDAKKGKPYAIACSEKLEKIIESDQMFKGITATAGGFYGPQGRVLRLDIQDQELNNKMDNFSFDEQRITNLEMETAAIYGLSALLGHNALSLNAIIANRASGTFSEDPYKAVDALIAYTLDKLAGN from the coding sequence ATGATACAAAATTCAGAATTAATACTTAATCCGGACGGGAGTGTTTACCATTTAAACCTTCGTCCTGAACATATTGCGCACGATATTATTTTCGTAGGAGATCAAAACAGAGTGGAAAAAATCACTCAGTTTTTTGATTCTATTGAATATTCTACACAAAAAAGAGAATTTAAAACTCAAACCGGAATCTATAAAGGAAAAAGAATATCGGTAATGTCAACGGGAATTGGTCCTGACAATATTGATATCGTGATAAACGAACTTGATGCTTTGGTAAACATCGATTTTGAAACACGCCAACCAAAAGAAAACCTGACTTCTTTGAATATTATACGAATTGGAACTTCAGGTTCTTTACAAACCGATATTCCGGTAGACAGTTTTGTAATGTCTAAATACGGATTGGGACTTGATAACATGCTTCGTTCTTATTTAATTGACGAAGTTTCGAATGCTGATATCGAAGAGGCTTTCATCAAGCATACGAACTGGGATGCTAAAAAAGGAAAGCCTTATGCTATCGCTTGTTCTGAAAAGCTGGAAAAAATTATCGAATCGGATCAAATGTTCAAAGGAATCACTGCAACAGCCGGAGGTTTTTACGGACCACAAGGACGTGTTTTACGCTTGGACATTCAGGATCAGGAATTAAACAATAAAATGGATAATTTTAGTTTTGACGAACAAAGAATTACCAATTTAGAAATGGAAACTGCAGCGATATACGGACTTTCTGCTCTTTTAGGGCATAATGCGCTTTCGTTAAATGCAATTATCGCCAATCGTGCTTCGGGAACTTTTAGCGAGGATCCATATAAAGCGGTTGATGCACTTATTGCGTATACTCTTGATAAGCTGGCAGGAAATTAA
- a CDS encoding DUF3817 domain-containing protein produces the protein MLKIFKVTAILEGISYLVLFTNMLFIKTNNPELYHTLLRPLGMTHGVLFIGYVLLAILLKKPQNWDLKTFAIIQIASLIPFGTFYIEKKYLENNA, from the coding sequence ATGCTCAAGATTTTCAAAGTTACTGCAATTTTAGAGGGAATCTCTTATTTAGTATTGTTTACCAATATGCTTTTCATCAAAACCAATAATCCTGAACTTTATCACACCTTATTACGTCCGTTGGGAATGACGCATGGTGTTTTATTTATCGGATATGTTTTACTCGCTATTTTACTTAAAAAACCGCAAAACTGGGATTTAAAAACCTTTGCAATTATACAAATCGCCTCACTTATTCCGTTTGGAACTTTTTATATAGAGAAAAAATACCTGGAGAATAATGCCTAG
- a CDS encoding isopenicillin N synthase family dioxygenase yields the protein MQNIPSVDLRDFLSDDPKRKQKFVNEIGSAFENIGFVALKGHFLDDQLVDELYSEIRKFFALPVETKHNYEIPGIGGQRGYVSFGKEHAKGRKEGDLKEFWHFGQYVDASSKYAAEYPENVNVTELPRFNVVGKEAYQMLEKTGVYVLRALALHLGLDEFYFDQYAKDGNSILRPIHYPPITTEPENAIRAAAHGDINLITLLMGAQGKGLQVQNHDGEWIDAIAEDDQLVINVGDMLSRHTNNKLKSTIHQVVNPPRELWGTSRYSIPFFMHPVSDMKLDCLENCIDAENPKKFEDITAGDYLYERLVDLGLIKK from the coding sequence ATGCAAAACATTCCTAGTGTAGACTTACGTGATTTCCTTTCGGACGACCCGAAACGTAAACAAAAATTTGTAAATGAAATCGGCAGTGCATTTGAAAACATTGGCTTCGTAGCCCTAAAAGGTCACTTTTTAGACGACCAGTTGGTAGACGAGCTATATAGCGAAATTAGAAAATTTTTCGCTTTGCCAGTAGAAACTAAGCATAATTATGAAATTCCCGGTATTGGCGGACAAAGAGGTTATGTATCTTTTGGAAAAGAACATGCTAAAGGACGCAAAGAGGGAGATTTAAAAGAATTCTGGCATTTTGGTCAGTACGTGGATGCTTCTTCTAAATATGCAGCAGAGTATCCTGAAAATGTAAATGTTACAGAATTACCTCGTTTTAATGTTGTAGGTAAAGAAGCGTATCAAATGCTTGAGAAAACAGGTGTTTATGTGTTAAGAGCCTTAGCATTACATTTAGGACTGGATGAGTTTTATTTCGATCAATATGCGAAAGACGGAAACTCTATTTTAAGACCAATCCACTACCCGCCTATTACTACTGAGCCGGAAAACGCAATTCGCGCGGCTGCTCATGGTGATATCAATTTGATTACCTTATTAATGGGTGCTCAGGGTAAAGGATTACAGGTTCAGAATCACGATGGCGAATGGATTGATGCTATTGCTGAAGACGATCAGTTGGTAATTAATGTTGGAGATATGTTGTCAAGACATACAAACAACAAGTTAAAATCAACTATTCACCAGGTAGTTAACCCACCAAGAGAATTATGGGGAACCTCTCGTTATTCTATTCCGTTTTTTATGCATCCGGTAAGCGATATGAAGCTGGATTGTTTGGAAAACTGTATTGATGCAGAGAATCCTAAGAAATTCGAAGATATTACAGCTGGAGATTATTTATACGAACGCTTGGTAGATTTAGGTTTAATCAAGAAATAA
- a CDS encoding DinB family protein: MENAILKFEKLLKDNSTYFPSLKSEILEAKKPGKWSKKEVIGHLVDSGIHNLVRFTEINYLEKPYYHRPYNQMDLVNLNQYQTMDIEDLIQLWLSINRQIVRIMKNVDEKALDYEIILSDASVIDLKFLMTDYVEHLEHHINQIRS, translated from the coding sequence ATGGAAAATGCTATTTTAAAGTTTGAAAAATTACTGAAGGATAATTCGACCTATTTCCCTTCTCTGAAAAGTGAAATTCTGGAAGCTAAAAAACCCGGGAAATGGTCAAAAAAAGAAGTTATCGGACATTTGGTTGATTCAGGGATTCATAATCTGGTTCGTTTTACAGAAATTAATTATCTGGAAAAACCGTATTATCACAGACCTTACAATCAAATGGATCTGGTAAATTTAAATCAGTATCAAACCATGGACATTGAGGACCTTATACAGCTATGGCTCTCCATAAACCGTCAAATTGTAAGGATCATGAAGAATGTGGATGAAAAAGCTTTGGATTATGAGATCATTTTAAGTGATGCATCTGTAATTGATCTAAAGTTTTTAATGACTGATTATGTAGAACATTTAGAACATCATATTAATCAAATAAGATCCTAA
- a CDS encoding mechanosensitive ion channel family protein: protein MPRLLDKIFNFLYPIFRDWGMSRNIASYVSLVFNIAIMVILAYAIYYLAKFVLVTLTAVFAQRTKTKFDDYLIHNKTTKYTAYLIPFFFIYKAVPIILDKYEYWESVFGKIVGVYIVLLGLWITRTIFNALRDYLKQKPEYSDKPIDSFVQVIMIVLWIFGVAIIISKLFGIKQGELLTILGTLSAIIILIFRDTILGFVSSVQVAINDMVRIGDWITMDKFGADGDVIEINLTTVKVRNFDNTITTIPTYALSSDSFQNWRGMQKSDGRRIKRHVLIKSSSIRFLNDEDLNQMKKVQLISSYIESRQAEIDKYNEQRGVDKTLALNGRNMTNLGLFRKYIMQYLVTHPGLNKDMHMMCRQLQSTANGVPLEIYAFSSDKRWANYEYIMSDIFDHVMASVEYFDLEIFELPSKIGRFD, encoded by the coding sequence ATGCCTAGACTTTTGGATAAAATATTCAACTTTTTATACCCTATTTTTAGAGACTGGGGCATGAGTCGTAATATTGCGTCTTATGTGAGCCTGGTCTTTAATATTGCCATTATGGTAATACTGGCTTATGCCATTTATTATTTGGCAAAATTTGTTTTGGTTACACTAACCGCCGTTTTTGCGCAGCGTACCAAAACAAAATTTGACGATTACCTTATTCACAATAAAACCACAAAATATACAGCCTATTTAATTCCGTTTTTCTTTATTTACAAGGCTGTTCCAATCATTCTGGATAAATATGAGTACTGGGAATCTGTTTTTGGAAAAATTGTAGGTGTTTATATCGTTTTGCTGGGATTGTGGATTACCCGCACCATTTTTAATGCTTTACGTGATTATTTAAAACAAAAACCGGAATACAGCGACAAACCAATCGACAGTTTTGTTCAGGTTATTATGATCGTACTTTGGATTTTTGGAGTTGCCATTATTATTTCGAAGTTATTCGGAATCAAACAAGGCGAATTGCTGACTATCCTAGGAACACTTTCAGCTATTATTATCTTGATTTTCAGAGATACTATTCTCGGGTTTGTTTCGAGTGTACAGGTAGCGATAAACGATATGGTTCGTATTGGTGACTGGATTACGATGGATAAATTCGGAGCTGATGGTGATGTAATCGAAATTAACCTGACGACCGTTAAGGTTCGAAATTTTGATAACACGATTACCACAATTCCAACCTATGCTTTGAGTTCTGATTCTTTTCAGAACTGGCGCGGTATGCAAAAATCTGACGGTCGACGTATCAAAAGACACGTTTTAATCAAAAGCAGCAGCATTCGTTTTTTGAATGACGAAGATTTGAATCAGATGAAAAAAGTACAATTGATTTCTTCTTATATCGAAAGCAGACAAGCTGAAATCGACAAATACAATGAGCAACGCGGAGTAGATAAAACTCTAGCGCTTAATGGCCGAAACATGACCAATTTAGGATTGTTTCGCAAGTATATCATGCAATATTTGGTAACACATCCCGGCTTAAACAAAGACATGCACATGATGTGCCGTCAACTGCAATCGACTGCAAATGGAGTTCCTTTAGAAATTTATGCTTTTTCGAGCGACAAACGCTGGGCCAATTACGAATATATTATGTCTGATATTTTTGATCATGTAATGGCTTCCGTAGAATACTTCGATCTTGAGATATTTGAACTGCCTTCGAAGATTGGTAGGTTTGATTAA
- a CDS encoding alpha-ketoacid dehydrogenase subunit alpha/beta, translating to MIFYRQDLTDTQLLDLYKKILKPRLIEEKMLILIRQGKVSKWFSGIGQEAIAVGVTSILDESEYVLPMHRNLGVFTSRNIPLHRLFSQWQGKANGFTKGRDRSFHFGTQEYNIIGMISHLGPQLGIADGIALAHKLKKENKITAVFTGEGATSEGDFHEALNIAAVWKLPVMFVIENNGYGLSTPTNEQYFCENLADKGIGYGIESHIIDGNNIVEIYNKLAQLKEEMQKDPHPVLLEFKTFRMRGHEEASGTKYVPQELMDEWAAKDPVANYKKYLIETGVLTTEFDEQLHSSLKQEIDENWAMANAEPEIVPDYSGELDDVYKPFVYEEVKSDSEVTNIRFIDAISSSLKQSMERHENLVIMGQDIAEYGGAFKITDGFVKLFGKERVRNTPICESAVVSAGMGLSINGCKAIVEMQFADFVSTGFNPIVNLLAKSHYRWGEKADVVVRMPCGGGTQAGPFHSQTNEAWFTKTPGLKVVYPAFPYDAKGLLNTSINDPNPVLFFEHKQLYRSVYQDVPVEYYTIPLGKAALLKEGDSITIIAFGATVHWALETLNKNPEIKADLIDLRTLQPLDTETIFNSVKKTGKVIIYQEDTLFGGIASDISALIMEECFEYLDAPVKRVASLDSPIPFTKALEDQFLAKNRFEDVLLELLKY from the coding sequence ATGATCTTTTACAGACAAGACCTAACTGACACTCAATTATTAGACTTATATAAAAAAATTCTCAAACCCCGACTCATCGAAGAAAAGATGCTCATCTTAATTCGTCAGGGAAAAGTTTCCAAATGGTTCTCCGGAATAGGGCAAGAGGCCATCGCAGTGGGGGTTACCTCTATTTTAGATGAATCAGAATATGTGCTGCCTATGCACCGAAATCTAGGCGTTTTTACCAGTAGAAATATCCCGCTACATCGTTTATTTTCGCAATGGCAGGGAAAAGCAAATGGTTTTACAAAAGGAAGAGACCGCAGTTTTCACTTTGGTACTCAGGAATACAATATTATCGGTATGATTTCGCATTTGGGTCCACAACTCGGGATCGCAGACGGAATTGCACTGGCGCATAAACTTAAAAAGGAGAATAAAATAACAGCAGTTTTTACAGGTGAAGGTGCTACCAGTGAAGGTGATTTTCATGAAGCGCTGAATATAGCTGCCGTGTGGAAACTACCTGTCATGTTTGTAATTGAAAACAACGGTTACGGATTATCTACACCAACAAACGAGCAGTATTTTTGTGAAAACCTGGCCGATAAAGGAATAGGTTATGGTATAGAGAGTCATATTATTGATGGAAATAATATAGTGGAAATCTATAATAAACTGGCACAACTGAAAGAAGAAATGCAGAAAGATCCGCATCCGGTTTTACTGGAGTTTAAGACTTTCAGAATGCGTGGCCATGAAGAGGCAAGTGGTACCAAATATGTTCCGCAAGAGCTAATGGACGAGTGGGCAGCCAAAGATCCGGTAGCGAATTACAAAAAGTATTTAATAGAAACCGGTGTTCTGACTACTGAATTTGACGAACAATTGCACAGTTCACTTAAACAGGAAATTGATGAAAATTGGGCCATGGCAAATGCAGAGCCGGAAATCGTTCCGGATTATAGTGGTGAATTAGATGATGTGTATAAACCATTTGTTTATGAAGAAGTTAAATCTGATTCTGAAGTAACTAATATTAGATTTATTGATGCCATCAGCAGTAGTTTAAAACAATCGATGGAACGGCATGAGAATCTGGTGATAATGGGGCAGGATATTGCCGAGTATGGCGGTGCCTTTAAAATTACGGATGGATTTGTGAAGTTATTCGGGAAAGAACGTGTACGAAATACCCCAATTTGTGAGAGTGCGGTTGTTTCTGCCGGAATGGGATTGTCAATCAACGGCTGTAAAGCTATTGTCGAAATGCAGTTTGCTGATTTTGTTTCTACAGGTTTTAACCCGATCGTAAACTTGCTGGCTAAATCTCATTATCGTTGGGGAGAAAAAGCCGATGTTGTGGTACGAATGCCATGTGGCGGAGGAACTCAGGCAGGACCTTTTCATTCGCAGACTAATGAAGCATGGTTTACTAAAACTCCGGGACTGAAAGTTGTTTATCCGGCCTTTCCGTATGATGCAAAAGGATTATTGAATACTTCTATAAATGATCCGAATCCGGTATTGTTTTTCGAACACAAACAATTGTATCGCAGCGTTTATCAGGATGTTCCTGTAGAGTATTACACTATCCCGTTAGGAAAAGCAGCCTTATTGAAAGAAGGAGATTCTATCACTATTATAGCTTTTGGTGCCACCGTTCATTGGGCATTAGAAACACTGAATAAAAACCCTGAAATAAAAGCAGATTTAATTGATTTAAGAACGTTACAGCCTTTGGATACCGAAACTATTTTTAATTCGGTTAAAAAGACAGGAAAAGTAATCATTTATCAGGAAGATACTTTGTTTGGAGGTATTGCGAGTGATATTTCGGCCTTAATTATGGAGGAATGCTTTGAATATTTAGACGCTCCTGTAAAAAGAGTAGCCAGTTTAGATTCACCTATTCCGTTTACCAAAGCACTGGAGGATCAGTTTTTAGCTAAAAATCGATTTGAAGATGTTTTATTAGAATTATTGAAATATTAA
- a CDS encoding acyl-CoA thioesterase yields the protein MRFHTRKWVKPEDLNPNGTLFGGKLLAWIDEELALYTIIQLENTRVVTKYMSEIDFKSSARQGDIVEIGIDVVKFGNTSLILKCAVRNMMTREIIITIDKTTMVSLDEEGKPKAHGKTQIEFVKDRL from the coding sequence ATGCGATTTCATACCAGAAAATGGGTCAAACCCGAAGATTTAAATCCGAACGGAACATTATTTGGAGGAAAGTTACTTGCCTGGATCGATGAAGAACTGGCGCTTTATACGATCATTCAGTTGGAAAATACCAGAGTAGTTACCAAATACATGTCTGAAATTGATTTTAAGAGTTCCGCCCGACAAGGTGATATCGTTGAAATTGGAATTGATGTTGTGAAATTTGGAAACACTTCACTGATTTTAAAATGTGCCGTACGTAATATGATGACTCGTGAAATTATCATTACCATAGATAAAACTACAATGGTTAGTCTGGATGAAGAGGGAAAACCCAAAGCTCACGGAAAAACTCAAATTGAATTTGTAAAAGATCGTTTGTAA
- a CDS encoding DUF885 domain-containing protein codes for MLKKAVTDYADWLKKLDNKTPRSFRLGSELFAKKFNFDIQSSYTAEEIFKVAVDHKKDLHEKMFVLADKLWKKYKGNEPKPADKLDLIKQVIDKISLQHTTPEKFQSEIEKQIPELTAYVKAKDLLYIDPSKPLVVRKEPAYMAGVAGASISAPGPYDKNANTYYNVGSMSGWTAENAESYLREYNDYILQILNIHEAVPGHYTQLVYSNQSPSIIKSILGNGAMVEGWAVYAEKMMLESGYKNSDEMWLMYYKWNLRATCNTILDISVHTKNMSKEAALDLLTKEAFQQQAEADGKWKRVTLSQVQLCSYFTGYTEIYNLREELKKKEGDKFNLKKFHEKFLSFGSAPVKYIKELMLSEE; via the coding sequence TTGCTAAAAAAAGCAGTTACAGATTATGCTGATTGGTTAAAGAAGTTAGACAACAAAACACCACGTTCTTTCAGACTTGGATCGGAATTGTTTGCTAAAAAGTTCAATTTTGATATTCAATCAAGCTATACGGCGGAGGAAATCTTTAAAGTTGCCGTGGATCATAAAAAAGATTTGCACGAAAAAATGTTTGTTTTAGCTGATAAACTTTGGAAAAAATACAAAGGAAACGAACCAAAGCCTGCTGATAAACTGGATTTAATCAAACAAGTAATTGATAAAATCTCTTTGCAGCATACTACACCGGAGAAATTCCAGTCTGAAATTGAAAAACAAATTCCGGAATTAACAGCCTATGTTAAAGCAAAAGATTTATTGTATATCGATCCTTCAAAACCACTTGTAGTTCGTAAAGAGCCGGCATATATGGCAGGAGTGGCAGGAGCTTCTATTTCAGCTCCCGGACCTTATGATAAAAATGCTAACACCTATTATAATGTGGGAAGTATGTCAGGTTGGACGGCTGAAAATGCAGAAAGCTACCTGCGTGAATACAACGATTATATCCTTCAAATTTTAAACATTCACGAGGCTGTTCCTGGACATTATACTCAATTGGTGTACAGCAATCAATCGCCAAGTATCATTAAATCTATTTTAGGAAATGGCGCTATGGTAGAAGGCTGGGCTGTTTATGCAGAGAAAATGATGTTGGAAAGCGGATATAAAAACTCTGATGAAATGTGGTTAATGTATTACAAATGGAACTTGAGAGCTACTTGCAACACCATTTTGGATATTAGCGTACATACTAAAAATATGTCTAAAGAAGCAGCATTGGATTTATTGACTAAAGAAGCTTTTCAACAGCAGGCAGAGGCAGATGGAAAATGGAAACGTGTTACTTTATCACAAGTACAATTGTGTTCTTATTTTACAGGATATACTGAGATCTATAACTTAAGAGAAGAACTTAAAAAGAAAGAAGGGGATAAATTCAATTTGAAGAAGTTTCACGAGAAATTCTTAAGTTTTGGAAGCGCTCCGGTGAAATATATCAAAGAATTAATGTTGTCTGAGGAATAA
- a CDS encoding DUF6155 family protein: MSKRDLKKYLAELDKEQLEEQIIELYEKFSPVKVYYDFVFNPKEDKLLQECKVKISHEYFPIKKAGARKRPKAKLRRSVAQKYIKHFILLGVDPFVVADIMLYNIEIAQTYSSQNPVKQELFCKSIFNSFEQAVNFSISNGILPDFKERIVTIQQETLQQIWINRYDFEAILEKID; the protein is encoded by the coding sequence ATGAGTAAACGCGATTTAAAAAAATATCTTGCCGAATTAGATAAGGAACAGCTCGAAGAGCAAATTATCGAATTGTATGAAAAGTTTAGTCCTGTAAAAGTGTATTACGATTTTGTCTTTAATCCTAAAGAAGATAAACTGTTGCAGGAATGTAAAGTAAAGATTTCACACGAATATTTTCCGATCAAAAAAGCAGGAGCCAGAAAACGTCCGAAAGCAAAATTGCGACGTTCAGTAGCGCAGAAATACATCAAACATTTTATTTTATTGGGAGTTGATCCTTTTGTGGTTGCTGATATCATGCTTTACAATATAGAAATAGCACAAACTTATTCGTCTCAAAATCCGGTTAAACAGGAATTATTCTGTAAAAGCATCTTCAATTCCTTTGAACAGGCAGTGAATTTTTCGATTTCCAATGGAATTTTACCGGATTTTAAAGAACGAATCGTCACCATTCAACAAGAAACTCTTCAACAAATATGGATAAATAGGTACGATTTCGAGGCAATTTTAGAGAAAATCGACTAA
- a CDS encoding translation initiation factor has protein sequence MDLQDQLKNLFPDHVESNEPEEVQEQDHVLYIQKEPMICKFEKRKGKATTIIEGYEGSDEDFKVLAKEIKTKLSVGGTFKDASIIIQGDYRDKIMEILKAKGFKTKRVGG, from the coding sequence ATGGACTTACAAGATCAATTAAAAAATTTGTTTCCGGATCATGTCGAATCCAATGAACCTGAAGAGGTTCAGGAGCAAGATCATGTTCTTTATATCCAAAAGGAACCTATGATTTGCAAATTCGAAAAACGAAAAGGAAAAGCCACCACCATAATCGAAGGCTACGAAGGATCAGACGAAGATTTCAAAGTACTGGCTAAAGAAATCAAAACCAAACTTAGTGTTGGCGGAACTTTTAAAGACGCCTCTATAATTATTCAGGGAGATTATCGGGATAAAATTATGGAAATCCTTAAAGCTAAAGGATTTAAAACTAAAAGAGTTGGCGGGTGA